A stretch of the Flavobacterium sp. 5 genome encodes the following:
- a CDS encoding DegT/DnrJ/EryC1/StrS aminotransferase family protein encodes MIKSKIWLSSPHMGGSELSYIHDAFDSNWIAPFGANITEFEHVLEKYLSNDVFVTTLSSATAAIHLGLILLDVKAGDLVICQSFTFSASANPILYQGAKPIFVDSELETWNLCPIALENAIIDTIHKGQIPKAIITVHLYGVPYKIDEIRAVADKYNIPILEDSAEALGSSYKGQKCGTFGDISVFSFNGNKIITTSGGGAIITSSHQQKKKIQFLASQAKDEAPHYQHSELGYNYQMSNICAGIGRGQMKVLDEHVALRRAMHDFYVSLFKNIPGITVFSTVNPDYFTNYWLTSILVNPNETKNGINRETIRLTLLDSDIECRPLWKPMHLQPLYENYPFYGGEIAETLFKNGLSLPSGSNLTDSDRNRISTVLLKLLC; translated from the coding sequence ATGATCAAATCAAAAATATGGTTATCCTCTCCACATATGGGAGGCTCCGAACTCAGTTATATACACGATGCTTTTGACTCCAATTGGATTGCACCATTTGGGGCAAATATTACTGAATTTGAACATGTTTTGGAAAAATACTTATCTAACGATGTTTTTGTAACTACTCTAAGCTCCGCTACAGCTGCCATTCATTTAGGTTTAATACTCTTGGATGTAAAAGCTGGAGACTTAGTTATTTGCCAATCTTTCACATTCTCAGCATCGGCCAATCCTATTTTATACCAAGGAGCAAAACCCATTTTTGTTGATAGTGAACTCGAAACTTGGAATCTTTGCCCAATCGCTTTAGAGAATGCAATTATCGATACAATTCATAAAGGTCAAATTCCAAAAGCAATCATCACGGTACATCTATATGGCGTCCCTTATAAAATAGATGAAATTAGAGCCGTCGCAGATAAATACAACATTCCTATTCTAGAAGACAGTGCCGAGGCTCTAGGAAGCAGTTACAAAGGTCAAAAATGTGGTACTTTTGGAGATATTAGTGTTTTTTCATTTAATGGAAATAAAATCATAACCACCTCTGGAGGTGGAGCAATCATAACTTCAAGTCATCAGCAAAAGAAAAAAATACAATTTCTTGCTTCACAAGCCAAAGATGAGGCACCTCATTATCAACACAGCGAACTAGGTTATAATTATCAAATGAGCAATATTTGTGCAGGTATTGGTCGTGGCCAAATGAAAGTTCTTGATGAACATGTTGCTTTACGAAGAGCTATGCATGATTTTTATGTCTCACTTTTTAAAAATATACCTGGAATCACCGTTTTTTCAACAGTAAATCCAGACTATTTTACCAATTATTGGTTGACTTCTATACTCGTAAATCCTAATGAAACCAAAAATGGGATCAATAGAGAAACGATCCGATTAACTTTATTGGATTCAGATATAGAATGCAGGCCTTTGTGGAAACCCATGCATTTACAACCGTTGTATGAAAACTATCCTTTCTATGGGGGAGAAATTGCAGAAACATTATTTAAAAATGGACTGAGTTTACCTTCAGGATCTAATTTAACAGACTCCGATCGAAACCGCATAAGCACTGTTTTATTAAAATTATTATGCTAA